In the Natrinema amylolyticum genome, one interval contains:
- the fer gene encoding ferredoxin Fer: MPTVEYLNYEVLDDQGWDMDDDDLFEQAADAGLDDEDYGTLDVAEGEYILEAAEAQGYDWPFSCRAGACANCAAIVFEGEIDMDMQQILSDEEVEEKNVRLTCIGSAETDEVKIVYNAKHLDYLQNRVI, translated from the coding sequence ATGCCCACGGTAGAATACCTCAACTACGAAGTACTGGACGACCAGGGCTGGGACATGGACGATGACGACCTCTTCGAGCAGGCCGCCGACGCCGGCCTCGACGATGAGGACTACGGCACGCTCGACGTCGCCGAGGGCGAGTACATCCTCGAGGCCGCCGAGGCCCAGGGCTACGACTGGCCCTTCTCGTGCCGCGCCGGTGCCTGTGCGAACTGTGCCGCGATCGTCTTCGAGGGCGAGATCGATATGGACATGCAGCAGATCCTCTCCGACGAGGAGGTCGAAGAGAAGAACGTCCGCCTGACCTGTATCGGATCGGCCGAGACCGACGAGGTCAAGATCGTCTACAACGCCAAGCACCTCGACTACCTGCAGAACCGCGTCATTTAA
- a CDS encoding inorganic phosphate transporter: MVSAILAIGILVAIFVGFNIGGSSTGIAWGPAVGAGVIGKTAAAALMSVFVFIGGWTVGRNVIETMGGDIVPAEIFTLQASIIVLFFIGLGMLIANLFGVPVPTSMTAVGAIAGLGLATGSLDMAVMGRIISWWVVTPILAFWIGGIVGRYFYPYLDRYFEIRQSSGPLITLERPGTLPKPALGPGTTSKELTTTVLIVIIACYMAFGAGASNVANAVAPLVGSGALDIGGYDGTDLGIAIGAVAISLGGFTIARRTMEAVGNDLTELPLLAALIVAITAASITTFLSAIGIPISLVMATVMTIVGLGWGRASRTASIAGLARGEDTLELSTNVLTQETPERVPKIGEEEVEDVLGADDLVRPDAVARFVAFWIIGPSASAGLAYGFFLVVPL; encoded by the coding sequence ATGGTTTCCGCGATTCTCGCGATCGGTATTCTCGTGGCGATCTTCGTCGGGTTCAACATCGGCGGCTCCTCGACGGGGATCGCCTGGGGACCGGCCGTCGGTGCGGGCGTCATCGGCAAGACGGCGGCCGCGGCCCTCATGTCAGTCTTCGTCTTCATCGGCGGCTGGACCGTCGGCCGGAACGTCATCGAGACGATGGGCGGCGACATCGTTCCGGCGGAGATATTCACGCTCCAGGCCAGCATCATCGTTCTGTTTTTCATCGGGCTGGGGATGCTGATCGCCAATCTCTTCGGCGTCCCGGTCCCCACGTCGATGACCGCTGTCGGCGCGATCGCCGGACTGGGGTTGGCGACCGGATCGCTAGATATGGCCGTCATGGGACGGATCATCTCTTGGTGGGTCGTCACCCCGATCCTCGCGTTCTGGATCGGCGGGATCGTCGGTCGCTACTTCTACCCGTACCTCGATCGATACTTCGAGATTCGCCAGTCCAGCGGTCCACTGATCACGCTCGAGCGGCCCGGGACCCTCCCGAAACCGGCTCTGGGGCCGGGCACGACGAGCAAGGAACTCACGACGACGGTCCTGATCGTCATTATCGCGTGTTACATGGCCTTCGGCGCTGGGGCGAGTAACGTCGCAAACGCGGTCGCGCCGCTGGTCGGCAGCGGCGCGCTCGATATCGGCGGCTACGACGGGACCGATCTCGGCATCGCGATCGGGGCCGTCGCGATCAGCCTCGGCGGCTTTACGATCGCTCGCCGGACGATGGAGGCCGTCGGCAACGACCTCACCGAACTCCCGCTGTTGGCCGCGCTGATCGTTGCCATCACCGCCGCCTCGATCACGACGTTCCTCTCGGCGATCGGTATCCCGATCAGTCTGGTGATGGCGACCGTGATGACGATCGTTGGGCTCGGCTGGGGCCGAGCCAGCCGTACCGCCAGCATCGCCGGTCTCGCGCGCGGTGAGGACACGCTCGAGCTCTCGACGAACGTCCTTACGCAGGAGACGCCCGAACGGGTTCCCAAGATCGGCGAGGAGGAGGTCGAGGACGTCCTCGGGGCGGACGATCTGGTCAGACCGGACGCGGTCGCGCGCTTCGTCGCGTTCTGGATCATCGGCCCCTCCGCCTCGGCCGGGCTGGCGTACGGGTTCTTTCTCGTCGTGCCGCTGTAG
- a CDS encoding inorganic phosphate transporter: protein MPEVLLIVGIIVAIFVGFNIGGSTTGPAFGPAVGANVITKLMAAALMSIFFFLGAITIGPQVVDTLGRELVQDTSIFTMRSNVAVLFFIGGALFIGNYAGVPASTSMTAVGAIAALGLATDELNWAVMGEIVVWWIVAPIIGFWVAGVVGRYFYPRINAWVAIEGNREGRQMIKMDYSGVVPRFQFGENATRREITGAFAVVGIGCLMAFSSGTSNIANAIAPIYGTGDVDMIPLILIGSAAVTVGCFTIARRTLDTLGNDITNLPLTAAIVVAVVASTIVISLSAIGIPASFVVVATMSIIGLGWGRATRTTTLSGVRAGEETRVSVGALTAEEAGEQSPEIGEEEPEDIPKASDLFDPSTTARVILMQNVVPAISTVGAYLTFRFLPIFGF from the coding sequence GTGCCGGAAGTACTGCTTATCGTAGGGATCATCGTCGCTATCTTCGTCGGATTCAATATCGGTGGCTCGACGACGGGGCCCGCGTTCGGGCCGGCCGTCGGAGCCAACGTGATCACGAAACTGATGGCGGCGGCGCTGATGTCGATCTTCTTCTTCCTCGGGGCGATCACGATCGGCCCGCAGGTCGTCGACACGCTCGGCCGAGAACTGGTACAGGACACCAGTATCTTCACCATGCGGTCGAACGTCGCCGTGCTCTTCTTCATCGGCGGCGCGCTGTTCATCGGTAACTACGCCGGCGTCCCCGCTTCGACATCGATGACCGCGGTCGGTGCCATCGCCGCGCTCGGGCTCGCGACCGACGAACTCAACTGGGCGGTGATGGGCGAGATCGTCGTCTGGTGGATCGTCGCGCCGATCATCGGCTTCTGGGTTGCGGGCGTCGTCGGCCGATACTTCTATCCGCGAATCAACGCGTGGGTCGCGATCGAGGGGAACCGGGAGGGCCGACAGATGATCAAAATGGATTACTCGGGCGTCGTTCCGCGGTTCCAGTTCGGGGAGAACGCGACGCGACGGGAGATCACCGGCGCGTTCGCCGTCGTCGGCATCGGCTGTCTGATGGCGTTCTCCTCGGGGACGAGCAACATCGCCAACGCCATCGCGCCGATCTACGGTACCGGCGACGTCGACATGATCCCGCTCATCCTCATCGGCTCGGCGGCGGTCACCGTCGGCTGTTTCACCATCGCTCGCCGAACGCTCGACACGCTCGGCAACGACATCACGAACCTCCCGCTGACCGCGGCGATCGTCGTCGCCGTCGTCGCGTCGACGATCGTGATCTCGCTGTCGGCGATCGGTATTCCCGCGAGCTTCGTCGTCGTGGCGACGATGAGCATTATCGGTCTCGGCTGGGGACGGGCGACCCGGACGACGACGTTGTCGGGCGTCAGGGCCGGCGAGGAGACCCGCGTCTCGGTCGGCGCGCTGACCGCCGAGGAGGCGGGCGAGCAGTCCCCCGAGATCGGCGAGGAGGAACCCGAAGACATCCCGAAAGCGTCAGACCTGTTCGATCCCTCGACGACGGCCCGCGTGATCCTCATGCAGAACGTCGTGCCGGCGATCTCGACGGTCGGTGCCTATCTCACGTTCCGGTTCCTTCCGATCTTCGGGTTCTGA
- a CDS encoding ABC transporter permease, whose protein sequence is MQGRDRREPHGDRSGLALGAPPSAVISRHVKTGVRASLIPTIDSLKSLGWVWIPGITAGMILGGENPLYAALYQFVIMAMIFVAGGLTSMTSSLLIGKYVFTGAEQLKRIGGGSSA, encoded by the coding sequence ATTCAAGGGCGAGATCGAAGAGAACCGCACGGAGATCGAAGCGGTCTCGCGCTGGGCGCGCCCCCGAGTGCGGTCATCTCGCGACACGTCAAGACCGGCGTCAGGGCGTCGCTGATCCCGACGATCGACTCCCTGAAGAGCCTCGGCTGGGTCTGGATCCCGGGGATCACGGCCGGCATGATCCTCGGCGGCGAGAATCCGCTGTACGCCGCGCTCTATCAGTTCGTCATCATGGCGATGATCTTCGTCGCGGGCGGGCTGACGAGCATGACGAGCAGCCTGCTGATCGGCAAGTACGTCTTCACCGGTGCCGAGCAGTTGAAGCGGATCGGCGGGGGCTCGAGCGCGTGA
- a CDS encoding ABC transporter permease — translation MRVQIVAMGSTVGLLLTADFAWSIVILLGMMTGATWISKNRGEGLPGVIRVSFVAIVVGSGLVISTMALAGAIETTVRNLVPVGSMIIATAMKANSLALDRFKGEIEENRTEIEAVSRWARPRVRSSRDTSRPASGRR, via the coding sequence GTGCGCGTCCAGATCGTCGCGATGGGCTCAACCGTCGGTCTCTTGCTCACCGCCGACTTCGCCTGGAGCATCGTCATCCTCCTGGGAATGATGACCGGCGCGACCTGGATCTCGAAGAACCGCGGCGAGGGGCTTCCCGGAGTGATTCGAGTGTCGTTCGTCGCGATCGTCGTCGGATCGGGACTGGTCATCTCGACGATGGCGCTGGCGGGCGCGATCGAGACGACCGTCCGCAATCTCGTCCCCGTCGGGAGCATGATCATCGCCACCGCCATGAAGGCCAACTCGCTCGCGCTCGACCGATTCAAGGGCGAGATCGAAGAGAACCGCACGGAGATCGAAGCGGTCTCGCGCTGGGCGCGCCCCCGAGTGCGGTCATCTCGCGACACGTCAAGACCGGCGTCAGGGCGTCGCTGA
- the hisA gene encoding 1-(5-phosphoribosyl)-5-[(5-phosphoribosylamino)methylideneamino]imidazole-4-carboxamide isomerase: MTDDASGEFESFEVIPAVDIQNGEVVQLVQGERGTEKTYGDPVEAARRWIDAGAETLHLVDLDGAFEGERKNADAIDAVIDAVDVPTQLGGGIRTAEGAIDLLERGVDRVILGTAAVENPDIVAEISDDHPGSVVVSLDAKDGEVVVEGWTEGAGISPVEAARRYEDLGAAAILFTNVDVEGRLEGVATEPVRELVEATDIPVIASGGVAALEDVRDLEDAGAAAVVVGSALYEGNFTLAEAQTAVDAGE, from the coding sequence ATGACCGACGACGCGAGCGGTGAGTTCGAGAGCTTCGAGGTGATTCCAGCGGTCGATATCCAGAACGGCGAGGTCGTCCAGCTCGTCCAGGGAGAGCGCGGCACGGAGAAGACCTACGGCGATCCGGTCGAGGCCGCCCGGAGATGGATCGACGCCGGTGCGGAAACGCTCCACCTCGTCGACCTCGACGGTGCGTTCGAGGGCGAACGAAAGAACGCGGACGCCATCGATGCCGTGATCGACGCCGTCGACGTACCGACGCAACTGGGCGGGGGCATTCGCACCGCCGAGGGCGCGATCGATCTCCTCGAGCGCGGCGTCGATCGGGTCATTCTCGGCACCGCGGCGGTCGAGAATCCAGACATTGTCGCCGAGATCAGCGATGACCATCCCGGCAGCGTCGTCGTCAGCCTCGACGCGAAGGACGGCGAGGTCGTCGTCGAGGGGTGGACCGAAGGCGCGGGAATCAGCCCCGTCGAGGCCGCTCGGCGGTACGAGGATCTCGGGGCCGCCGCGATCCTCTTCACCAACGTCGACGTCGAGGGGCGACTCGAGGGGGTCGCGACCGAACCGGTCCGCGAACTGGTCGAGGCAACGGACATCCCCGTGATCGCGAGCGGGGGTGTGGCGGCGCTCGAGGACGTGCGCGATCTCGAAGATGCCGGCGCAGCGGCCGTCGTCGTCGGGAGCGCGCTCTACGAGGGCAATTTCACGCTCGCGGAAGCGCAGACTGCGGTCGATGCGGGCGAGTAA
- a CDS encoding TrkH family potassium uptake protein: MAIRVDWRSSCSLTGTILKWLAVPLGGSLALALVDGDDPLPFVVTIAVTVALGIGLEALTDDREIGQRESFLMVALTWLGVALIGAIPFLVAGNGVLAHPVNAVFESTSGVTTTGATVIADFSAHSRAIMLWRAILQWLGGLGILIVAIGLFSHLLVGGAQLMETESQTQNVHKLRPHLDETARLIWGIYIGLTVLTTLVLVSLSLVGLAPEMDLYNALAHALTSVSTAGFSPRPDSIGAFSPAVQWTLIPVMIVGATNFVLLYAVTRGDVRRPLESDEFRFYVGLLASVTAIVVVMLALDPDLAMGLEPTIRHGLFNVVSMVTTTGYASVNFDLWSPGAKHMLFLCMFTGGMAGSTTCSIKSLRWLVILKVFRRNLFIAVHPNAVRPVRLDDSVVDEETVVDVFTYVTLALVIFFLLTVVIVADAARVGNPVDEFDALGAAASIFLNIGPAFGVAGPFDNYLAFSPFTRTVMIVMMWIGRIEIIPVLVLLTPEFWRS; encoded by the coding sequence ATGGCGATTCGCGTCGACTGGCGCTCGAGTTGTAGCCTCACCGGGACGATCCTGAAGTGGCTCGCCGTCCCGCTCGGTGGGTCGCTCGCTCTCGCACTCGTCGACGGCGACGATCCGCTGCCGTTCGTCGTCACGATCGCCGTCACCGTCGCCCTCGGGATCGGTCTCGAGGCGCTGACCGACGACCGCGAGATCGGACAGCGGGAATCGTTCCTGATGGTGGCACTGACGTGGCTCGGTGTGGCGCTGATCGGCGCGATTCCGTTCCTCGTCGCGGGCAACGGCGTGCTCGCACACCCGGTCAACGCCGTCTTCGAGAGCACGAGCGGCGTGACGACGACGGGCGCGACCGTGATCGCGGATTTCAGCGCCCACTCTCGAGCGATCATGCTCTGGCGAGCGATCCTCCAGTGGCTCGGCGGTCTCGGTATCCTGATCGTCGCTATCGGCCTGTTTTCCCACTTGCTCGTCGGCGGTGCGCAGTTGATGGAGACCGAATCACAGACGCAAAACGTTCACAAACTCCGGCCACATCTCGACGAGACCGCGCGCCTCATCTGGGGGATCTACATCGGGCTGACGGTCCTCACGACGCTCGTCCTCGTTTCACTCTCTCTCGTCGGGCTCGCGCCCGAGATGGACCTCTACAACGCCCTCGCACACGCGCTCACCAGCGTCTCCACTGCCGGCTTCTCTCCGCGGCCCGACAGCATCGGCGCGTTCTCGCCGGCGGTCCAGTGGACGCTGATTCCCGTGATGATCGTCGGCGCGACCAACTTCGTCCTGCTCTACGCCGTGACGCGGGGCGACGTCCGGCGGCCGCTCGAGTCCGACGAGTTCCGGTTCTACGTCGGCCTCCTCGCGTCGGTGACGGCGATCGTCGTCGTCATGCTCGCGCTCGATCCCGACCTCGCGATGGGGCTCGAGCCGACGATCCGTCACGGCCTGTTCAACGTCGTGTCGATGGTGACGACGACGGGCTACGCCTCGGTGAACTTCGACCTCTGGTCGCCCGGCGCGAAGCACATGCTGTTCCTCTGTATGTTCACCGGTGGGATGGCCGGGTCGACGACGTGTTCGATCAAGTCCCTCCGCTGGCTGGTCATTCTCAAGGTGTTTCGCCGGAACCTGTTCATCGCCGTCCATCCGAACGCCGTGCGACCGGTCCGACTTGACGACTCGGTGGTCGACGAAGAGACGGTCGTGGACGTCTTCACCTACGTCACGCTCGCGCTCGTGATCTTCTTCCTGCTGACGGTCGTCATCGTCGCCGACGCCGCCCGCGTCGGGAATCCGGTCGACGAGTTCGACGCCCTCGGTGCGGCCGCCTCGATCTTCCTCAACATCGGCCCCGCGTTCGGCGTCGCCGGTCCCTTCGACAACTACCTGGCGTTCTCGCCGTTCACCCGGACCGTGATGATCGTCATGATGTGGATCGGCCGCATCGAGATAATCCCGGTGCTCGTCCTGTTGACGCCGGAATTCTGGCGTTCCTAA
- the hisB gene encoding imidazoleglycerol-phosphate dehydratase HisB, with the protein MSERTATVTRETAETTIECTLEIDGSGTAAVDTGIGFFDHMLTSFAKHGLFDLEIDCDGDLEIDDHHTVEDVAIVLGEAIDEALGDRSGIVRYADRRVPLDEAVAGTVVDVSGRPRFYFDGNFSQAQIGEFTSDMARHFGESLAMNAGLTLHLEVDGENAHHEVEALFKALARSLDDATRLDEQREGTPSTKGTL; encoded by the coding sequence ATGAGCGAGCGAACGGCGACTGTCACCCGGGAGACGGCCGAGACGACGATCGAGTGCACGCTCGAGATAGACGGGAGCGGAACGGCCGCGGTCGACACCGGCATCGGCTTCTTCGATCACATGCTGACGTCGTTCGCCAAACACGGCCTGTTCGACCTCGAGATCGACTGTGACGGCGATCTCGAGATCGACGACCACCACACGGTCGAGGACGTCGCGATCGTACTCGGCGAGGCCATCGACGAGGCGCTGGGCGACCGGTCGGGGATCGTCCGCTACGCCGACCGACGGGTCCCGCTGGACGAGGCCGTCGCGGGGACCGTCGTCGACGTGAGCGGGCGGCCGCGATTCTATTTCGACGGCAACTTCTCGCAGGCACAGATCGGCGAGTTCACCAGCGACATGGCCCGGCACTTCGGCGAGTCCCTGGCGATGAACGCCGGACTGACGCTCCACCTCGAGGTCGACGGCGAGAACGCCCACCACGAGGTCGAAGCGCTGTTCAAAGCGCTCGCCCGGAGTCTCGACGACGCGACGCGGCTCGACGAGCAACGAGAGGGAACGCCGAGCACGAAAGGCACGCTGTAG
- a CDS encoding MSCRAMM family adhesin SdrC — MRELRSCDFCGAEAIGAFEIVPPELEPTESEQRRVVPCRDCKERLETLIDPLLARAGAERGPDAADRDRDATDGEHDGSGAVVASADESTEKRRRTTSPNATVSDASAEPDERSTARDDEETEADPGSDSGSQSESTSDSLLEEGITFERNERADSEETDGGDAAGTGDGGTEPVTAAADDSTDRSTQTSDDSTERPTQTSDAESSSGDGDAATESSTRPPTAYNKVVRLLRNREFPMQRSAVEELAAGAYDLESREVEAIVDYAVADGEFVEKGGELRRP; from the coding sequence ATGCGCGAACTCCGGAGCTGTGACTTCTGTGGTGCCGAGGCGATCGGCGCGTTCGAGATCGTCCCGCCCGAACTCGAGCCGACCGAGAGCGAACAGCGCCGCGTCGTCCCCTGTCGCGACTGCAAGGAACGACTCGAGACGCTGATCGACCCGCTGCTCGCCCGTGCCGGTGCCGAGCGCGGACCCGACGCCGCAGATCGGGATCGTGACGCGACCGACGGCGAACACGACGGATCGGGAGCGGTCGTCGCCAGTGCCGACGAATCGACGGAGAAGCGACGCCGGACCACCAGCCCGAACGCGACCGTCTCAGATGCGTCAGCGGAGCCTGACGAGCGATCGACCGCTCGAGACGACGAGGAGACCGAGGCCGATCCCGGCTCCGACTCCGGATCGCAGTCGGAATCGACGTCCGACTCGCTACTGGAAGAGGGGATCACCTTCGAGCGCAACGAGCGAGCGGACAGCGAGGAGACCGACGGAGGAGATGCGGCCGGGACGGGAGACGGGGGAACCGAGCCCGTGACGGCGGCCGCGGACGACTCGACCGATCGGTCGACGCAGACGTCGGACGACTCGACCGAGCGGCCGACGCAGACATCGGACGCCGAGTCATCGAGTGGCGACGGTGACGCCGCGACGGAGTCGTCGACTCGCCCGCCGACGGCCTACAACAAGGTCGTCCGACTCCTCCGCAATCGTGAGTTTCCCATGCAACGCAGCGCCGTCGAGGAGCTGGCGGCGGGGGCCTACGACCTCGAGAGCCGCGAGGTCGAGGCGATCGTCGACTACGCGGTCGCTGACGGCGAGTTCGTCGAAAAAGGGGGTGAACTCCGCCGTCCGTAA
- a CDS encoding amino acid-binding protein — MFDEIMEKFEGSPSQQAVIRLLLERGFSVNDDGRVVSGGIEIPNTGIAREIGVDRRVVDSTTDVILEDPELRRIFQNISQVPSLMDLAPVLDLTVLSVEVTDAEQEGIVSEVTGTLAEHGISIRQTISEDPEFTDEPRLYLITDEELSGEVITAIRDLSFVRKIEIQ; from the coding sequence ATGTTCGACGAGATCATGGAGAAGTTCGAGGGGTCGCCGAGCCAGCAGGCGGTGATCCGCTTGCTGCTCGAGCGAGGGTTCTCCGTCAACGACGACGGCCGAGTCGTCTCCGGCGGGATCGAAATTCCGAACACGGGGATCGCCCGCGAGATCGGCGTCGACCGACGCGTCGTCGACTCGACGACCGACGTCATCCTCGAGGATCCCGAACTGCGACGGATCTTCCAGAACATCTCGCAGGTGCCGAGCCTGATGGACCTGGCACCGGTTCTGGATCTGACGGTGCTCTCCGTCGAGGTGACCGACGCCGAACAGGAGGGGATCGTCTCCGAAGTCACCGGCACGCTGGCCGAACACGGCATCTCGATCCGCCAGACGATCAGCGAGGACCCCGAGTTCACCGACGAGCCCCGGCTCTACCTGATCACCGACGAGGAGCTCTCGGGGGAGGTAATCACCGCGATCCGCGACCTCTCGTTCGTCCGGAAGATCGAGATCCAGTGA
- a CDS encoding DUF7522 family protein: protein MDGETIDSELESEIHSVCRTTVGDELRSITYFTEDDVEQLYLRSDLEQTADLIGFAEHERLGFRSQSAYRNTQLGEYQATIRMFENGYLSRVIRGPHGVWVTTDDMSMERFEELTSALESVLDDFADTVDVESESGD from the coding sequence ATGGACGGCGAGACTATCGATTCCGAACTCGAGAGCGAGATTCACAGCGTCTGTCGGACGACGGTCGGAGACGAACTACGCAGTATCACCTACTTCACTGAAGACGACGTCGAGCAACTCTACCTCCGGTCGGACCTGGAGCAGACCGCCGACCTGATCGGCTTCGCCGAACACGAGCGACTGGGCTTTCGCTCGCAGTCGGCCTACCGGAACACGCAACTCGGCGAGTACCAGGCGACCATCCGCATGTTCGAGAACGGCTACCTCTCGCGGGTCATTCGCGGCCCCCACGGCGTCTGGGTGACGACCGACGACATGTCGATGGAGCGCTTCGAGGAACTCACCAGCGCGCTCGAGTCGGTGCTCGACGACTTCGCGGACACCGTCGACGTCGAGAGCGAGAGCGGCGACTGA
- a CDS encoding IMPACT family protein — protein MSRAYRTVAEPATAEFVVQGSEFIGHVRPVESVDAAEAFVDAVREEYADATHNVPAYRVRTGDEETDGHFLREYSSDDGEPSGSAGKPALNVLTQQDLENCAVVVTRYYGGTNLGVGGLVRAYSRAVKEGVEAAGIVEERPHERVGITVEYDDSGTVRSILESEGYEFEADYEAAVSFDVRVPVAEGDALRDRVRSATSGRADLE, from the coding sequence GTGAGCCGGGCGTATCGCACCGTCGCGGAGCCGGCCACCGCCGAGTTCGTCGTCCAGGGCTCTGAGTTCATCGGACACGTCCGACCGGTCGAATCCGTCGACGCGGCCGAGGCGTTCGTCGACGCGGTCCGCGAGGAGTACGCCGACGCGACCCACAACGTTCCCGCCTATCGGGTCCGAACCGGCGACGAGGAGACGGACGGCCACTTCCTCCGAGAGTACTCGAGCGACGACGGCGAGCCCTCCGGTTCGGCCGGAAAGCCGGCGCTGAACGTCCTCACGCAGCAGGACCTCGAGAACTGTGCGGTCGTCGTGACGCGCTACTACGGCGGAACGAACCTCGGCGTCGGCGGCCTCGTCCGAGCCTACTCCCGCGCGGTGAAAGAGGGCGTCGAGGCGGCCGGAATCGTCGAAGAGCGACCGCACGAACGGGTCGGGATCACCGTCGAGTACGACGACTCCGGAACTGTGCGGTCGATTCTGGAGAGCGAAGGCTACGAGTTCGAGGCCGACTACGAGGCCGCTGTCAGCTTCGACGTTCGCGTCCCGGTCGCGGAGGGCGACGCGTTGCGGGATCGGGTCCGGAGCGCGACGAGCGGGCGAGCCGACCTCGAGTAA
- a CDS encoding YgaP family membrane protein yields MDRNVGGMDRIARFLLAATLLLVGYRNRNRTLGTLLFIAGSDVLATAAIQRCPANALLGIDTCEPTQ; encoded by the coding sequence ATGGACAGAAACGTCGGCGGCATGGACCGTATCGCCCGGTTCCTCCTCGCGGCGACCCTACTCCTGGTCGGCTACCGAAACCGGAATCGAACGCTTGGTACGCTGCTGTTCATCGCCGGGAGCGACGTCCTTGCGACCGCAGCCATCCAGCGGTGCCCGGCGAACGCGTTGCTCGGGATCGATACCTGCGAACCGACGCAGTAG
- a CDS encoding cupin domain-containing protein, with amino-acid sequence MEYSVVDPNDLERVDERPCDLRRLSEAAGMDNVAINRFDAEPGEQLPLAYHVHDTQEEAFLVLSGTLHVETPEGELEVPEGSMFAAQPNSPHRAYNPDDADESVSVVAIGAPSVDDVAPYEPEE; translated from the coding sequence ATGGAGTACAGCGTCGTCGATCCGAACGACCTCGAGCGAGTCGATGAACGACCCTGCGATCTCCGCCGACTGAGCGAGGCCGCCGGGATGGACAACGTCGCGATCAATCGGTTCGACGCCGAGCCGGGCGAGCAGTTGCCGTTGGCCTATCACGTCCACGATACTCAGGAGGAGGCGTTCCTCGTCCTCTCGGGCACCCTCCACGTGGAGACGCCTGAGGGCGAACTCGAGGTCCCGGAGGGGTCGATGTTCGCGGCACAACCGAACTCTCCGCACCGAGCGTACAACCCGGACGACGCCGACGAATCGGTCTCGGTCGTCGCGATCGGTGCGCCGTCGGTCGACGACGTCGCGCCGTACGAACCCGAGGAGTAG
- the upp gene encoding uracil phosphoribosyltransferase, with product MPIEDRDNAYLITHALAKDTLSRLRDVETEQVSFRKGLVKLGRICGYEIIDGRMETEYVEIETPLESTMGERVRGLDDVVIINVLRAATPFVEGLLKAFPRARQGVISASRDEEAGRAEDGSFPISVDYVKLPEIHEEDTVIIADPMLATGSTMCTVLEHIVDNAVQPENLIVLSAVSAPEGLLRVNEEFDEADLLTVSIDDRLDEDGFIVPGLGDAGDRAFRTT from the coding sequence ATGCCGATCGAAGACCGGGACAACGCCTATCTCATTACGCATGCACTGGCGAAGGACACGCTCTCGCGCCTGCGCGACGTCGAGACCGAACAGGTCAGCTTTCGGAAGGGGCTGGTCAAACTCGGCCGGATCTGTGGCTACGAAATCATCGACGGCCGCATGGAGACCGAGTACGTCGAAATCGAGACGCCCCTCGAGTCCACGATGGGCGAGCGCGTTCGCGGGCTCGACGACGTGGTCATCATCAACGTCTTGCGCGCGGCGACGCCGTTCGTCGAGGGACTGCTGAAGGCTTTCCCACGGGCGCGACAGGGTGTCATCAGCGCGAGCCGCGACGAGGAGGCCGGCCGCGCCGAGGACGGCTCGTTCCCCATCTCGGTCGACTACGTGAAACTGCCCGAGATCCACGAGGAGGACACGGTCATCATCGCCGATCCGATGCTCGCGACGGGGAGTACGATGTGTACCGTCCTCGAGCACATCGTCGACAACGCGGTCCAACCGGAGAACCTGATCGTGCTCTCGGCGGTTTCAGCGCCGGAGGGACTGCTCCGCGTCAACGAGGAGTTCGACGAGGCCGACCTGCTGACGGTCTCGATCGACGACCGCCTCGACGAGGACGGCTTTATCGTGCCCGGCCTCGGCGACGCCGGCGACCGCGCGTTCCGGACGACGTAG